The Deltaproteobacteria bacterium DNA window CCGGAAGGGGGCGATTGGTTTCGGCACGAGGAGCCGGCGATTAAAGGGCTGGGCCTTCGTTTTCTTGACCTCAACCGGAATAAGAAGAGCCTTACTTTAAACCTTAAGACCCCTGCGGGAAAGGAGATTTTTTTTGCTTTAGCCAGGTCCTCCCAAGTAGTGGTGGAAGGATTTCGCCCGGGTGTAGTGGAACGCTTGGGAATTGACTATTCCCGAGTGAAAGAAGTCAACTCGCAAATGGTTTATTGTTCCATCTCCGGATATGGCCAGGATGGTCCCTACCGGCTGCTTGCCGGCCACGACATCAACTACCTGGGTTACAGTGGTATCTTAGACCTGGTGGGGTACGAAGACCGGCCCCCTTCCTTACCCTCCGTACCCATCGCCGATTATTCTGCAGGGGGACTTATGGCTGCCGTAGGAATTTTGCTGGCCTTGATGGCTGTTCAGAGGACGGGGAAAGGCCAGTTTGTGGACATCTCCATGCTCGATGGGGTGATGGGCTTTCAGCACGCTCCCTTGGCCGAGTATCTGGCCACAGGCGCTGCGCCCGAGAGAGGAAAGTTCTGGCTGGCCGGAAACATCCCATGTTACGCCCTCTACGAGACCCAGGATGGAAAGGCCATCACCGTTGGGCCCTTAGAACCCCATTTTTGGGCCAATCTCTGCCGGGCATTAGGGCGGGAGGATTTTATTGATCATCAAAGGGCCGAAGGGGAAAAAGGTCAAGAGGTTTACAACTTTTTAAAAAAGACCTTTCGCCAAAAGACCCGCGATGAATGGGTAGCCTTTTTTCATGGGCAGGACGTTTGCTTAGGGCCGGTCAAAAACATGGGGGAGACATTGGAAGATCCGCAGATTCGGCATCGGCAGATGATTGTCGACGTGGAACATCCCCAGGCCGGCCAGCTGAAGCAGATCGGCATCCCCATTAAACTTTCCGAGACTCCCGGAAAAATTACCAGCCTCGCTCCATCTTTGGGGCAGCATACCAAGGAAATTTTACAGGAACTGGGATATTCTGCCGAGGCCATCGAAGGCTTCCGGCGGGAGAAAGTAATTTGAAGATTAAAAAGCAGTCAGCATTAAGCGATCAGCCAAAACAAAAAAATAAAATCATTATCTGGCTGGGGGCTGACTGCTGATAGCTGACCGCTTCTTCAGGAGGTAATTAGATGAGCAAAAAATCGGTCTTTGAAGAAATCGTGAATCCGCAGTTAAATAAAATCGTACCCTACCTTCCAGGCCCGATGACCAAGGACATTGCCGCCAAGTACGAGATGGACCCTGCCAGGGTGATCAAGCTTTCTTCCAACGAAAATCCCTTGGGGGTTCCTCCTTTGGCTAAAGCCAGGATCATCGAGATGGCGGGTGAAGCCAGCCTTTATCCGGATGCGGAGGCACGGGAGTTGCGGGGGGCTCTCGCCCAATATGTCAACATGCGGCCGGAGAACATCGTGGTGGGCCCGGGGTCGTCTTCCTTGATGATGCATATCATCGAGGTCTTCTCAGCCCCCAAAGACGAAGTCGTTTTTACCTCCCCTGCCTTTGGACTCTTCTACGAGGAAAACACCTTGGCCCGGGGGCGGACACCGGTGAAGGTGTCTCTGGAAGAAAATTTTGACCTGGATGTGGTCAAGCTCAAAAAGGCCCTTACCCAAAGGAGCCGAGTGGTTTTTATCACCCGTCCGAATAATCCCACCAGCAAGCTGGTTTCTCTGAAAGACCTCAAAGAGATTCTGCAGGCGGCTGAGGCCGTGAAGGCCATTGTGGTTTCCGATGAGGCCTACGTCGAGTTTGCCGATCCCCACACTTCCGCCCTGGAGTTCTTCTACGAAATGGGAGAAGGAATCAACCTATTGGTCACCAGGACATTCTCCAAGGCCTTTGGCTTGGCCGATGTTCGTCTGGGGT harbors:
- a CDS encoding CaiB/BaiF CoA-transferase family protein encodes the protein PEGGDWFRHEEPAIKGLGLRFLDLNRNKKSLTLNLKTPAGKEIFFALARSSQVVVEGFRPGVVERLGIDYSRVKEVNSQMVYCSISGYGQDGPYRLLAGHDINYLGYSGILDLVGYEDRPPSLPSVPIADYSAGGLMAAVGILLALMAVQRTGKGQFVDISMLDGVMGFQHAPLAEYLATGAAPERGKFWLAGNIPCYALYETQDGKAITVGPLEPHFWANLCRALGREDFIDHQRAEGEKGQEVYNFLKKTFRQKTRDEWVAFFHGQDVCLGPVKNMGETLEDPQIRHRQMIVDVEHPQAGQLKQIGIPIKLSETPGKITSLAPSLGQHTKEILQELGYSAEAIEGFRREKVI
- a CDS encoding histidinol-phosphate transaminase yields the protein MSKKSVFEEIVNPQLNKIVPYLPGPMTKDIAAKYEMDPARVIKLSSNENPLGVPPLAKARIIEMAGEASLYPDAEARELRGALAQYVNMRPENIVVGPGSSSLMMHIIEVFSAPKDEVVFTSPAFGLFYEENTLARGRTPVKVSLEENFDLDVVKLKKALTQRSRVVFITRPNNPTSKLVSLKDLKEILQAAEAVKAIVVSDEAYVEFADPHTSALEFFYEMGEGINLLVTRTFSKAFGLADVRLGYCVGPAHAIAYLSKAKPKWGTGMLAQSAGVAALKDKEHLQRTLEVVRKGREYLHRELGRLGLEMVDAPQGNYVTARVSDFGFTAEEFTEELCRRGGIMIRGDFHPEYVRISIGTMPQNEVVTQTVAAMIKGRKRG